The DNA sequence TGATTTGTGCTCGCATCATAATAACTTTCCTTCTCCCTAACCCATTCACCAACGATTTGAACTTTTTTTGCCGTCTTTTTCGCTTCTTCTATAGTCACATACTTAACATTGCTTTCCATGAATGAGTAAGCCCCAAAAATTATAAAACCGGCAATTAAAACGGAACCAACAACAATTTTAAGCTTCATCTTTCAACCTCCTCTTTGTTTTCAAGCTTTGAAAATTCATCCTCAAGCTTTTTCAACTTAACATCAACCCTTATAAGATAAGCAAAGACAAATAGCCAAACAATTAAAGCGATAATTAAAACAAGATAGATTGAGTTCTTCTCAAGAAATTCATAAATGCTCAACTTTGAACCTCCCGATATATTTTGTTTTCAATTTTAATTTTCAAAATCTCCGTTCTTGAACGAAGACTGAAAATCCATAAATATACAAGCGTAAACCCGATTAAAGAAGCAAAGAAAAGAATCCTCATATTTGGGTCCATCTTGAAACTCACAACTGGTCCAGCTCCTTCAGGGTCACCCTTTGAACCCGGATGAAGACCTGGCATAATTCTCGGCATAATGAAAATAAAGAATGGAACCGTAACAAAAGCAATTATTGAATAAACTGCTGAAAGCGTTGCTTTCCTTTCTTCAATCTCAATTGCAGACCTTAAAACAAAATAAGCCCCATAAATCAAAAGAAGGACAAAAATTGATGTCTCACGTGGATCCCAATTCCAAAAAGAACCCCAGTTAAATTTCGCCCAGATTGAACCAGTTATAGTGGTGATGAAGCAAAACAAAAATCCAATTTCTGCAGAAGCAACAGATTTAATGTCATTGTATATATCTTTTGACTTAAGATAACGAATTCCATAAAGCATAGACACAAAAAAAGCAATTACACTTAACCACGCAGAAGGCACATGAAGGAAAATTATTCTTGCCCTTTCCCCAAGCCCGGGGATAAATCCAATTGGAATTATAAATGCAAGGACTGTGATCACTCCAATATATAAGCTAAGCAAAATTTTCCAAATCATTAAGTTTTTCTCTTTTGGTTTATTTTCATTTAAATTTCAAATATCAATTCGTATGCCAGAGATAAAAAGATTGATTTTTATTCAACTATACACAATTCAGGACACCTTGTGTCCAAATTCTCAACACTCACTCAATAAGTAAAACAAAACTGACACATAACTTATTCCTTCCAAATGTAATCAAATAAAAGGTACGATGCGATTATAACAACAAAAAAATAAGAGATTAAAATCCTTAAATGCCCTGCGGTTTCAGTAAGAGTGGTTCCTTGAGTTGAAAGTTGGGTTATATTTATCGCTGTTATCAAAAGAGGTAAAAGCACTGGAAAAGAAAGCACCGGATAAAGTGTCCCTTTTGTGTTCGCCTTCGCAATTATCGCTGCAATTATCGTTGACGCCGAAGCAAGCCCCACGCCTCCAAGAATCAACCCAACAAGGAAGACATCAAAGCTTTTAATTTTAAAATTTTCCATGGTTAAAAGATAAGCTATGACGACAAAAAAATTGATCCCAAAAATTAGAACAAGATTGAAAAGCAACTTACCAAAATATACAACGCTTGGTCGTGTCGCAAGCTGGAGAAAGATAACAGTTCCCCTATCTTCTTCACTTACAAATGTTCTTGAAAGCCCTGACATGGCAGAGAAAAATATCACAACCCAAAGCAATCCCGAAAGCAACTCAGCACTTATGATCTCACCAGCAGTTGCAAATAAGATCATTGAAATAGTAACAACAACAAACATGATCAAAGCATTTAAAGCATACCTTGTCCTCAGCTCCGACTTTAAATCCTTCAAAAAAATTGCCCAGATGCTACTTAACAATTTGATTTCTTACCCTTTGTTTTAATTCATCAAGATTTATAACATCATCACACATTTGAAGCTCTTCTGGTTCATTAGTTGCAACGATCAAAATTCCTTTTTTCTTTTGTTCCTCAGCTATAGCCCAAACCATCTCAACCCCTTCTATGTCAAGGTTTGATGTTGGTTCATCAAGTATTAAGAGAATAGGCTCATGAAGAAGCGCACAAGCATATTTCAAGCGCTGTTTCATCCCGGAAGAATAGCCACGGACAAGATCATAACGGCGAGAGTAAAGGTTTACACGCTTTAAAACATCTTCAATTTTTTCTTTATAATTTTTCAAACCCCTTATCCTTGCAAGTATTTCAAGATTTTCATATCCCGTGAATTCATCATAAATCTGCAGGTAAGGAGCAACAAATCCAACATATTTAAACCAGTCAATTTTATCTATCTTTTTACCATCAATTTGATAAATTACTTCACCAGAGCTTGGGCTCAAAAGACCTGCGATTATCTTGACAAGTGTTGATTTCCCAGAACCATTCTTTCCAGCAATAGCAAGGGATGAGCCAACACCAAGCTCAAAATTTACCGAATCAAAAACAAGCAAACGCCCAAAACTTTTCCTTATGTTCTTTCCTATCAATTTGAATTCCACTTGAAAATCAAATTTGATTCATTTTCTTATCAAAACGAACTTACCGGTCTTTTCACTTCCACCTGAATTAACGAAATAAATATAAACCCCGCTTTTCACAAGTTGACCGAGATTATTTCTCCCATTCCAGCTCACAAAATAATTTCCGAAATTAAATTCGGGTTTCAACTTTTCCGAATACACAAGGTCAAGTCCAACAGTGAAAATTTTTAATTCAACTTCATCAGCTCCAGAATCAACAGGGATCAAAATTTTTTCAATCCCATCCGCATAAAAAGGATTTGGGAAAACATTTCTATCTTTGACAAATGCAACTTGCAAATTTAAGATATTTAAATTCCCCCAATTATCAAAATCTGGAACAATTAACTTTACCCTTAAACCATTTCCAAGTGATGTATAACCTTCGCTATAGGTTCCAGTGGTTATGTGATACTGGAAAATGAATTCATCTTCAGAGCGAGCAAACCCAGAATTTAAATTCACATTTGAAATCACAGCAACCACTGTGTCATTTCGCCAGATGAACATATAATACTGCGTGGAAAATGCTCCTGCGGAATTTTTTACGCTCGCTTCGTTTGATGTCATAATAACTGGTTGTGTTTCAAATCTAACCTCCGGGTAATTCGCTCCTTCTTTATAATACCCCGCTCTCGCCCTTCTTCCTGTGTAATAATTCCAAAGCGAAAACTCAACAAATTCACGCTTTAAACTGCTGTTAAAGGAATTTAAACTGAGCTCAAGCGAAGCAAGAGCTGAGTGATTTCTTATATTTTCCCATGCTTTAACAATCACCTCATGCGTGAACCTTTCCTGCAAGAATATCCCCAAAACCACAAGGTCATAGCCATCATGGAAATAAATTGGGGTGCTCGTTGCTCTGAAAAATCTTGGTATATATGCATAATAATCATTTACATCATCAAAAACAGCTTCCTCAAGCCAAGTTGAGGTCATCTCGTAAAACCATATATCTTCCTCCCAAAGTCCATAGGATAAAAGTTGAACTGCATGACCAAATTCATGCGCAAGCGTTACCTTAAGAGCGTTTATTCCACGAGTATAGTAGGAAGCTTCATAATAAGAGTTGTCAATTCGCATAAAGCTTATATATCTTTTTGCAACCCCGTTTCTTGGGAGCGGATTTAAATAATCAAAGACTGTTTCTCCGTAAAGCCCCTCCTGAAGATTTTGAATGTAAATATCATACTCAACCCCACCCCCGATGCCACCATCGTTGAAATCAAACTCAAAGCCGAAAAAATTCACCACGACATTAAAAACTGAATCAATATACTTTGAAACTGAATCAACATACATCTTCCACGAGTTTGGAATTTTCCTCCCATACTCATCAAAAAGAAATGGTTCATTTACGCCCGTTGTATCAAAATGAATTCTAAATTTCCCGCTTTGAGATAAAACGCTTGTTTGAAGTTGCGGTCTTTCAAGTGACTTTTTTATATTGCTCTTTTGAATCTCGTTAAACTTATCCCAGTTTTTACCAGCTTCAACATAAAGTCTGAAACCACATTTACCCGTATCAAAAGGCTTAAAGTCAAAGGGTTTATCAACTTCAATTCCAGATCTATCGCAAATCGTGTAATAAATTTGCTCAATTTTCTTATCCTGCGAAAGCAAAAAACCAGCAAGTAAGAAAAGGAAAACAAATTTTCTCATTTGAATTCGCCATTTTTGTTTATCAAAAATCCAAGCCCTCCATTTGTTCCATTAAGCAAAATTAAATCTGGATAACCATCATAATTCACATCAGCAACACCGATTGAGTTAATTTTATCTCCAGAGCTGTAAATCTGCGTTTTTTCAAATTTTTCATCTTTGTTTATGTAAAGGTAAAATTTATTCCTTAATTTATCAAAAACAACAAAGTCCTTTTTAAAATCCCCGGTGAAATCCGCAACTTTTAGAAGTTTATGAGCGGAAAGGTGGATATGAGTATCTATTCTTTTCCTTAGTTTAAATTTCCCCAACCCATCATTAAAGAAGAGATTTATCTCTCCATCTGAAATTTTCACTGTTGAATAATCGTAATAGACAAGTATATCTTGATAACCATCACCGTTGAAATCATCAATATAAAGAAAAGCACGCCTTATTAACCTATTCAAATTCACCGAATAATCCCTCACATATTCTCCCTCCTTTTTTCTGATAAAAATGTTAAATTTAACACTGCCCCCATCCCGATTGATAAGCGCAATATCAAAGAAACCATCTCTGTTAAAATCACCAACTGCAAAGGCGATGACCTTTGTGCTGTCAATTTCTTTTATGGTGATCTCATTAAATTCGGACTGACCCTCTGGCTTTATCAAAATTAGATTTGAATCAGATATGGAAAGAAAAATGGCAGGTGTTTTATCACTGGACAAACCCATAAAAACTGGCTTCGGCTTATCAAAATTGTATTTAAAAATTTCCGTTACTTTCCCCTTTCCCTCAAACTTAAAAATAGAAACATTTCCAGTCTCGTAATTTGAGCATAAAAGATAATTAAGATTTGAAAAAGAGAATAACTTAACATCTGTAAATGCTCCATCCCCTCTATTCAAAACAATTGAAAAACCATCATTCATAGAGTAAATGAGTGGGAAACCTAAACTATCCCCAACAGTTATAAAATCAATGCATCCATCCCTATCAAAGTCTGCAACCGCAAGGTCAGATGAATTTGATCCCACAGCAAGCCATGAATTTTCAAATGTTTTAAATCTATCGCTAGAGTAAAAAATTCTAAGTCTATTTCTAACGGAATCAAGAGAGATGATATCATCCCTTCCGTTTCCGTCAAGGTCTGCACATTCAATATGAGCGGTTCCTTCGCTCAAAAATTCATATCTTTCAAAATCAATTCCAGAGTTTATAAAAATAAACAGTTTCTCCCCATTGCTTACCGCAACATCTTTAAAACCATCACCATTAAAATCACCAATTGAAATCATTAATGGCTTTGGGATTTTAAATTTAAATTTTAAATTTATCCCCGCTTGTGTAGTGTAATAAAATTGAACCTCGCCAAGATAATAAAAAGAGATAACATAATCAAAAAAGCCATCGTTGTTTAAATCTGCGACCACAAAATCATTTGGTTCTTCTGGAAGTTTATAATTATATGTGAGCCCGAACTTTCCATCCCCCCTTCCGTATGAGATAACGAGCAAATTATTTAGCCAATCAATTCCAGCAAGATCTGGGACATCGTCATAGTTTAAATCTTGAATTTGAATTTTTTTGAAAGGCGTCTTCGGGAGAAGATTAACGGGATTTGAGAATTGATTTAACTTTGTTTGATAATTTACCGTTATACCAAGCATTATCTTTCCGACCGTTATCACATCTTTAAGCCCATTTAAATCAACATCTGAGCAAATAAGCATATCTGGATAAACCCCCGTTTCAAAAAAAGCAAATTTTCTAAAACCAAGCGTATCTCTTTTAAAAATTTCAACTGTTGATCTTGCTCTGTAAACCGCAAGGATTTCAGATACACCGTCATTATCAATATCATTTAACTTAACATCTGCTGGCATTTCTCTTACCGGGATGCTGAAGTAAAAGTTAAATTCTCCTTTTCCATTATTTTCAAGACAAGTTATCGCACGACGTGAGGAAACAACTATATCGTAAAAATTATCTCCATTTAAATTTCCGATTGAAAAAGTGGATGAACCTTCGGGAAGAGGAAATTCACTTATAAAAAAAATTGGGGAAAATCTATTTTGAGAAGTTAAAACCTCAATGTAAAACGTGAACAAAAAAAGGAAAAGTCTATGGATTTTCAGCTCTTTGTTTTCTGGCATTTTTGAGCTCTTCTTTATGCTTCAATCTTTGTTGCCGTCTTATCAGTGCCTCCTCATATCTTCT is a window from the Candidatus Kryptobacter tengchongensis genome containing:
- a CDS encoding heme exporter protein A, giving the protein MEFKLIGKNIRKSFGRLLVFDSVNFELGVGSSLAIAGKNGSGKSTLVKIIAGLLSPSSGEVIYQIDGKKIDKIDWFKYVGFVAPYLQIYDEFTGYENLEILARIRGLKNYKEKIEDVLKRVNLYSRRYDLVRGYSSGMKQRLKYACALLHEPILLILDEPTSNLDIEGVEMVWAIAEEQKKKGILIVATNEPEELQMCDDVINLDELKQRVRNQIVK
- a CDS encoding CcmD family protein; translated protein: MSIYEFLEKNSIYLVLIIALIVWLFVFAYLIRVDVKLKKLEDEFSKLENKEEVER
- a CDS encoding Repeat domain-containing protein, translated to MPENKELKIHRLFLFLFTFYIEVLTSQNRFSPIFFISEFPLPEGSSTFSIGNLNGDNFYDIVVSSRRAITCLENNGKGEFNFYFSIPVREMPADVKLNDIDNDGVSEILAVYRARSTVEIFKRDTLGFRKFAFFETGVYPDMLICSDVDLNGLKDVITVGKIMLGITVNYQTKLNQFSNPVNLLPKTPFKKIQIQDLNYDDVPDLAGIDWLNNLLVISYGRGDGKFGLTYNYKLPEEPNDFVVADLNNDGFFDYVISFYYLGEVQFYYTTQAGINLKFKFKIPKPLMISIGDFNGDGFKDVAVSNGEKLFIFINSGIDFERYEFLSEGTAHIECADLDGNGRDDIISLDSVRNRLRIFYSSDRFKTFENSWLAVGSNSSDLAVADFDRDGCIDFITVGDSLGFPLIYSMNDGFSIVLNRGDGAFTDVKLFSFSNLNYLLCSNYETGNVSIFKFEGKGKVTEIFKYNFDKPKPVFMGLSSDKTPAIFLSISDSNLILIKPEGQSEFNEITIKEIDSTKVIAFAVGDFNRDGFFDIALINRDGGSVKFNIFIRKKEGEYVRDYSVNLNRLIRRAFLYIDDFNGDGYQDILVYYDYSTVKISDGEINLFFNDGLGKFKLRKRIDTHIHLSAHKLLKVADFTGDFKKDFVVFDKLRNKFYLYINKDEKFEKTQIYSSGDKINSIGVADVNYDGYPDLILLNGTNGGLGFLINKNGEFK
- a CDS encoding heme exporter protein C codes for the protein MIWKILLSLYIGVITVLAFIIPIGFIPGLGERARIIFLHVPSAWLSVIAFFVSMLYGIRYLKSKDIYNDIKSVASAEIGFLFCFITTITGSIWAKFNWGSFWNWDPRETSIFVLLLIYGAYFVLRSAIEIEERKATLSAVYSIIAFVTVPFFIFIMPRIMPGLHPGSKGDPEGAGPVVSFKMDPNMRILFFASLIGFTLVYLWIFSLRSRTEILKIKIENKIYREVQS
- a CDS encoding heme exporter protein B; this translates as MLSSIWAIFLKDLKSELRTRYALNALIMFVVVTISMILFATAGEIISAELLSGLLWVVIFFSAMSGLSRTFVSEEDRGTVIFLQLATRPSVVYFGKLLFNLVLIFGINFFVVIAYLLTMENFKIKSFDVFLVGLILGGVGLASASTIIAAIIAKANTKGTLYPVLSFPVLLPLLITAINITQLSTQGTTLTETAGHLRILISYFFVVIIASYLLFDYIWKE